A genomic window from Scomber scombrus chromosome 18, fScoSco1.1, whole genome shotgun sequence includes:
- the cdc42ep1b gene encoding cdc42 effector protein 1b, with translation MSLGKMPVVKGLVPGSQGKRRFKSDLSVDMISPPLGDFRHTMHVGRGGDVFGDTSFLSNYGGTKEPGSPDSANSSKSTGFFMRTFRHVRKNSEAWQKAYSRDLSSPPPDVSPIIKNAISLPQLNIDSPNGCLGRMLFPSSISATDDSLCTYGLQSGFVTLPRHSRLDRQFQDGGVSTTLTRSDSLTSFTVDLGPSLMSEVLSLIDNPSSLQMSIYSQAAGEEQEEEGEKEEDDISLTETPVQSPGVTSPNLSVGSGSFCGSINNRGNSCSPNWTDQEEERLSLRTPDGTSSSRVELVMEAERFQRAADVLSRHYGGRSFTKMNNSTQSPDFSCSRKASCAFTEEDEEIKV, from the exons ATGAGTCTGGGAAAGATGCCAGTGGTGAAGGGCCTTGTGCCTGGCTCTCAAGGGAAACGCCGTTTCAAGAGCGACCTCTCTGTTGACATGATCAGCCCACCACTCGGGGACTTCCGACATACTATGCATGTTGGCCGTGGCGGTGACGTTTTTGGTGACACTTCCTTCCTTAGCAACTATGGTGGTACCAAGGAGCCGGGAAGCCCCGACTCAGCAAACAGCTCCAAGTCAACCGGATTCTTCATGCGCACCTTTCGGCACGTGCGGAAGAACTCCGAGGCGTGGCAGAAAGCGTATTCCCGTGACTTGTCATCCCCGCCGCCAGACGTCTCACCCATCATCAAGAACGCCATCTCCCTGCCACAGCTGAACATTGACTCTCCCAATGGGTGCCTAGGAAGGATGTTGTTCCCCAGCTCTATCAGCGCAACAGATGACTCCCTCTGTACATATG GTCTGCAGTCTGGATTTGTCACTCTGCCCCGCCACTCTCGCCTTGATAGACAGTTTCAAGATGGAGGCGTCAGCACCACGCTGACACGCTCAGACTCCCTCACCTCGTTCACCGTAGACCTCGGCCCTTCCCTTATGAGTGAGGTGCTGAGCTTGATTGACAACCCCAGCAGCCTTCAGATGTCCATTTACAGCCAGGCAGCGGGTGAGGAACAGGAAGAAGAGGGTGAGAAAGAAGAGGATGACATCTCTCTAACAGAGACACCCGTCCAGAGCCCTGGGGTGACTTCACCCAACCTTTCTGTGGGGAGTGGGTCATTCTGCGGGAGCATTAACAACAGAGGGAACTCTTGTAGCCCTAACTGGACAGaccaagaggaggagaggttgtCTCTGAGGACACCAGATGGTACCAGTAGTTCTAGAGTGGAACTTGTAATGGAGGCAGAAAGGTTTCAGAGGGCAGCCGATGTGTTGTCCCGTCATTACGGTGGACGGTCCTTCACAAAGATGAACAACAGCACCCAATCTCCAGATTTTTCCTGCAGCCGCAAAGCATCATGCGCCTTCactgaagaggatgaagagatCAAAGTTTag